The genomic window TAATTTGTGATTAAATATTTTTTAAATTCACTGCAATTCTAAAAGTAATTTACTTGCAAATAAAAATCATCCTTTTAGCAGATGTATTTATTCTAAAAATGTAAGTAAAGCAGAATAAAATCTTCTACTTTACTTGAGAACCAATAATAGAGCGATCGCGCAAGTTTTACTCTAAATACCTATTCAGCAGCTACCAATGCAGGTATCAACACGCCCTCAATAACATGAATTACGCCATTGTCAGCAATAATATCTGTTTGCAAAACCTTGATATCATTAACTTTAATACCGTTATTATTTTCAATGACAACAATAGAGCCTTCTACCGTGGCGGCTTCTTTAATTTGCTTTAAGTCTTCTTCTCTTACGTCTCCAAAGACTACGTGATAAGTGAGAATTCTTTTGAGCTTGGTAATGTCTTGAAGTAAATTATCTAACGTTTCTTTTGGTAACTTAGAAAATGCTTCATCTGTAGGAGCAAAAACTGTATAAGATCCTTCGCTTTTGAGAATCTCTACCAA from Synechocystis sp. PCC 7509 includes these protein-coding regions:
- a CDS encoding fasciclin domain-containing protein, with product MADIIETAVNAGNFTTLVKAIESADLVEILKSEGSYTVFAPTDEAFSKLPKETLDNLLQDITKLKRILTYHVVFGDVREEDLKQIKEAATVEGSIVVIENNNGIKVNDIKVLQTDIIADNGVIHVIEGVLIPALVAAE